AAAAACTGATGTCGAttcgagaaaggaagaaaagaaggatcAGAAGTTTTCATCCGGCATGGAGAAGATCGTGGACATGCCGCTGATCAcgtcgaataatttaatttctgtcATGCAAAGAAACGAATCGGGGGATTCTGATGACACCAAGGACAGAACGTCCGAATCTAACATAATCAACGTCGAGAGGAATTTAGAGAATAGCAAATCGGATAAGAAGGCTGCCAATATTCCTCGAAGCCAACCAATTAAAAAGTTCGACAACGAGAAATCCAAGATTCCTGCGCAAGCTTCGCAAAATGGTGTCAAGATCGAATATGACTTTACCGGGAAAATCACGAAGAAAGCACGCGACGTATCGAGAATAGAAAATGAATCCTTGGACAAGGGTATCGAATTGACTCTGACACCTTTGAAGAACGAGGCTGAAGACGCTGCCGAGAGCGACAGATCCATGGTCGTTCGAGGAAAAGACGCCAATAAAATCAACGCAACGTTAAACGACAGTAGGAAAATCGTTAAAGACGATCCATTGTTACTTGAAGTGCGAAAAGTGGAAGGTGAAGCTACGCCCGTCGAGAAGAAGTTCAGTTTTGAAGAAAGTCGAGAATCGGCTGGCGAACCGGATGGAAAGGCGGACGAAGAGGAAGTGACGGAACCGCCAGCTCTTCCAAAGAGTCCTCCGCCTATCGAAACTAAGCATCCTGTTCTGGCAGAAACGTGTAAGACACCGATCATCACGACCGAACCGAGACCGTCTTTTCTACACGGAACAGTTCACTCGGAGTCGAAGATGAAACCTGTGGTGCCTCAGAAGCCGACTAATTTCTTGACCAAGAGCAGCCCTACGTCGCCTGATacaaatggaaagaaaagttACGTACTGCCGCCTCCTTCGGTTCAAAACGCCGCAGGCAAGCCCGTTTCGAGTACAGGTGagaatctttctctttctcgagaAATATGTCGCATCTTTCTTGAACTTTTAAggcttttatataaaatcccTGAACACaaactttcaaatattttcatgtaaatatttccaaaCTTTCGAGTTTCCAAGTTTTCCAATATCcaaatgttcgaatatttcaattcttcgacttttaaatattctcttctttcgaaataactttcaaataaattctcGATTTTCTAACGTTTAAATCTTCCAAGAAACAAACTAAACCTAATGATCTGCGACAAAGTGATTCGCACGACAAGGGCGTAACGATCAGATCACTGTCGCCACGATACCAGGATTACTTAGGGATTCGGTAGACGGTTCGCGCAAAGTCATCCTTCTGATTAGTTGAAACGACCACGTAGATCCACGATTACGTCGTCCACGGTACAACACTCTCCGTTCTAATTAACGACGTTTGCATTTTCAACTGATTTACAGGCGCCAACAACGTTCCACCTGCGGAACAAATAACTTCCTCTCGTCTAACAGCTACCAAAGACAAGTCGGAGGAGCAAGTTGCCGCTTCGCTCGTAGATCAAAATCGTGGATCTTTGAACGCGGATACTCCAAAAGACTCGGAACAGCGAGAGAACGAAACTTCTCGATGCCAAATCAACTCAAAGTCTGTGTGTCATGGTATCGAGTCGAAGTTACCGACCGTTGAGATGTCTGCATCGAAAACGTCGCCAGGAAGCAAGTCAAAGACGTCGTCGAGCGTAGTCAGAAGTCAGACCACAGATTCAGCAGATAGTACGGAGAATGCGGAGGTTGACGAAGAAATTTCAGATCCCCAATTTTCGACGGTAGAGTCGATACGGTCGCcgaataaaagaagaatgGCGCCAAAACCTCCAGCGATCGATTCTACGGAAGAACTGGCTCCCAGTTGTAGCTTGTTCGCCAGGAATCCCGGGGCGAATTTCAAATCAGACTCTCCGGTGGTcagggaaaaagagaagagagaaagggcCTCGTCGTGCAGCCCGAAGTTTCGAAAAGCTGTCTCGGATCTTCCAGATCCTACGAGCGCGCAAACGTGCGATCCAGCGTCCAGAAGGACGATATCTCTGTCGCAGGATAGTCTGGCAAGTGGGCCAGAAgttagagaagaaaagaagagaggtAGACCGCGTTTCTCCTTGAAGAGATTTCTCAGGATGGGTTCGAGGAAAGACGTGGATATGGTTAGCGGTCACGCGTCCAACTCGAGGATCGACGAAATACCATCGACGCCGCAACCTAAACCACgattagaaattattcatcCGTTGGAGTTGGATGGCGCTGCTGTTGAAGTGGTGGGAAACGATCGGATTAGCAGGATAAGCGAAGATCAACCAGATTCCTGCGGTTCTAGGAACGACGCGGGAAGAGCAACTCGATCGCCGTTGTCCGCCGGATCGCACGCCGCCGGTAAGTTTTCCTTTTGACACACGATCGCTCTATCCGATAGTGATCTATCTTGGCGGGGGATCGAGGGAAACGTAGAAGCGGTTCTTTTAGAATTCCGTCCATAATTTTGGCTTATCGATATTTACCTGGTCTCCCTTTGTCAATTAATTAGCATGTATATTAGCGGTACGGATATCATCGTATCACGTTCATTTCGCAGTCTCCTCAAAGAGAACGTTTAATATTCAAGCGCGTACCGCGATGGTTCTCCACCATCGAGAGCGAATTCTCCGAAGATAGTAAATTTGCAAGGACCGTATGCCGGTTGTATAAAATATGCGTTACTATGTTATGGCAGCGAGACCAGGGAAACCGCCACCACCACCAAGGAACCAGTCTTTGGAGGATTGGTCGAGACTGGATCCAGCTAGCAAACCGGTCAGACCACCACCGCCACGCGTCGAGACCAAACAACTATCGTCGAGGAACGACAAGTCATCCACGAAATCGTCGCCCTCGTCGTCCACGTCTTCAACGTCCTCGTCGTCTACGTCGTCGTCTTCGACGTCGTCCTGGCAGCCGGCAGCCTCGACCACCTCAGACTCGATTTACGCGAATCTGGGTAAGTTCAGGCCCATCCAATGTAACTAATGATTATCCACGGCAAAAATCTCGATGTTGTAACAGCCATACTCACACGAATCCTCGCGCCAGCTGCTTCCTTGACGAATTTACAGTTTTCTTTGCGAGAGTACGTCCGATCGGGGAATATAATCCTGTAACGCTGGATAACGGTGGTTAACTCTCACCTCTCCCTCACGggtttttttcttcgttcctcgtttCGCCGGGTCGACGTACGGTCGTCGTGAAATTGCCGTTTCTTTACACTCGTCtgcccccctttttttttctcaatttgGATAGTGCTCGTTTGTCCGTGCCTGGACACGAACGAAGACTTAGACGATCGATGAAGACGAAGAGTCGCGTGATCCTGCTTATATCGGGATTCCCGTCAATCAGTCAGATTAATATTCTTCTCGAAGTTACGTTCTCTTTTAAACATTTGCTATATGCCATACGCGTTTCGTATTCTAATTATTGTTTCTTATAATCTATACGACTAATCCCTTCGAACGACTATACTCTATACTCGTGTACTTTCTCGACTAATTGCTCTATTTAGAGACATTATACCGAACGATTCACGATTCTCTGTGATATATCTTATTACCGTTTTGTTAGATAAAACAACGCGCGATGACGTTTCGCGCTTTGTGTTTTTCAACAGCTACGTTTGTCGACGAAACACCGTAGTCGCGATTGTCTTTTTTGTACCGCGCGAATCGCCGTCGTTTTGATACAGAAATTTCTCTATCGAGCGAGCTAAAGTTGCCTTCAACGGACCAGAGTGCGATCAAGAGTCTGAGAATGGCTGACCGAATTTGAGAAAGAATTTGAAACTGGAAAAAGTGCGAAGCCAGTTTTGTATGAACCGATGATTAcacattgtttttttttttttttgtaaataaaacgaTAGAAATGGAATACGAAAGATTCTGTAACCTCGAATTTCTGTGTCTGAAATAAACGTTTGTTGCCTGAAAAACCAGAGAGCCTTGTTTTCTTGGTCACGTAATATTCtcgcaattttttctttctttctttttcttttcttttagatTTTTGGTTCGTTGCACCCGTCGTGATCCCAGTATCTCTCTATCCGTTGCGTGTGCTTTCTCCCttctttttgctttttcaTGACGAACGGAACGAAGGCCTCGACGATGTGAAACGACGAAGCGAAAAAAGGAACCACGATCGTTCCCATTCATAATTGTTATTGGATTGCGATCGTTTGACGTTTGCGCGGTTCGATTTGGGGTTGCTTCATCGTTAACCGCATGCACCGGATACGACTGTATTCAAAGACCACGCGAAACTTGCATACGTTCCCTTTTTCATCCACCATTTCGCTCGTtccattatttccttccttttcttaaTACGTTCGTTACCATTTACCGAGTAGG
This genomic stretch from Bombus fervidus isolate BK054 chromosome 9, iyBomFerv1, whole genome shotgun sequence harbors:
- the LOC139990616 gene encoding uncharacterized protein isoform X3; the encoded protein is MSTQCNRFVQNAWKKELCSNCFKPREEHTLPEETFRLNIGKALNYVKTDNVKIQSILRGKAVSQKDQKKKSVAFTERLTEIIGYGGDDFVSEGEEEDEQDLVESFNGDDDTLPDSEEERALGNLTRANTNFNTITANLTEIVSTNVTSKSSTTTRSFASLMLGRIQKDSEGKKTTLLVSVTPFGGDESLPTAKRPSDKKVNGFVNGLTNFTKSKIMETDKSETISKSTKKTDVDSRKEEKKDQKFSSGMEKIVDMPLITSNNLISVMQRNESGDSDDTKDRTSESNIINVERNLENSKSDKKAANIPRSQPIKKFDNEKSKIPAQASQNGVKIEYDFTGKITKKARDVSRIENESLDKGIELTLTPLKNEAEDAAESDRSMVVRGKDANKINATLNDSRKIVKDDPLLLEVRKVEGEATPVEKKFSFEESRESAGEPDGKADEEEVTEPPALPKSPPPIETKHPVLAETCKTPIITTEPRPSFLHGTVHSESKMKPVVPQKPTNFLTKSSPTSPDTNGKKSYVLPPPSVQNAAGKPVSSTGANNVPPAEQITSSRLTATKDKSEEQVAASLVDQNRGSLNADTPKDSEQRENETSRCQINSKSVCHGIESKLPTVEMSASKTSPGSKSKTSSSVVRSQTTDSADSTENAEVDEEISDPQFSTVESIRSPNKRRMAPKPPAIDSTEELAPSCSLFARNPGANFKSDSPVVREKEKRERASSCSPKFRKAVSDLPDPTSAQTCDPASRRTISLSQDSLASGPEVREEKKRGRPRFSLKRFLRMGSRKDVDMVSGHASNSRIDEIPSTPQPKPRLEIIHPLELDGAAVEVVGNDRISRISEDQPDSCGSRNDAGRATRSPLSAGSHAAARPGKPPPPPRNQSLEDWSRLDPASKPVRPPPPRVETKQLSSRNDKSSTKSSPSSSTSSTSSSSTSSSSTSSWQPAASTTSDSIYANLAAEDVTGEVRSSLAPSKPQRTASMRDQATSQPILKKHGSSSPALNQDYETVAVTAPPTSDSLTSNDSHVYECLSSSPECDSNLELRHAGVSHLSCKRKSDSNAMEPASEFKFHHQTFVRSTSLPYCGSETESELYAPYGFYTGDEGPEEDQDWKNKDDELRISRLRQRRGRSIVHRSLEDNYGAVVVANHEALAQFLDQLNQTPQMLAGLRALKNTNPRVSHFGIDANTSITVGRRIFCSATWNELNVTLCIAFDLATHVSRKEFYLAPIIEFIDSPPREITDKTCLRGNKKLEATISVLPRLQVNTIQLYGGTIKDLHDEGTIRETSFVLLQFVTALKSLQARGIEESARSLNNVVLCREDKDAYYRLYLLQGLNVETNEERDEERVSLCQCALVALQQLNLASRLPLIQELLVREKAVTLSQNLEESRTERKSIFST